Proteins co-encoded in one Armatimonadota bacterium genomic window:
- a CDS encoding TIGR04053 family radical SAM/SPASM domain-containing protein, with product MTTRDLAAADHRTGAFVFARAPVMLYWEVTQACDLACRHCRADAMPDRHPQELDTAAARTFLAQIRDFGEPLPHLVITGGDPLKRPDLDDLIAHARELGLPVSLAPSATPLLTPQRLRRLREAGIMGLSLSLDGATAGRHDAVRGLSGTFDHTLALARAATTLGLPLQVNTLVSTETLADLPALFDLVRSLRVHRWSLFLLIEVGRGRLLRGITPAQAETLCHWVVTRAQEAPFAIAATEAPFYRRVAVQRLRRAGAGDRTIATTPVGRSFGIRDGNGIAFVSWRGDVAPSGFLPVRAGSVRHDSIVHLYRHAPLFVRLRDPDGFRGKCGYCPFRYLCGGSRARAFAHTGDYLASDPLCVYEPPPPAAQGDAG from the coding sequence ATGACGACCCGGGATCTCGCTGCGGCAGACCACCGTACCGGCGCCTTCGTCTTCGCGCGGGCACCGGTGATGCTCTACTGGGAGGTCACGCAGGCCTGCGACCTGGCCTGCCGCCACTGTCGGGCCGACGCGATGCCCGACCGACACCCCCAGGAACTGGACACGGCGGCGGCGCGGACCTTCCTGGCTCAGATCCGCGACTTCGGCGAGCCCTTGCCCCACCTGGTGATCACCGGCGGTGACCCGCTGAAGCGGCCCGACCTGGACGACCTGATCGCGCATGCCCGCGAACTGGGCCTGCCGGTCTCGCTGGCGCCCAGTGCCACGCCCCTGCTCACGCCACAGCGCCTGCGCCGGCTGCGCGAGGCAGGGATCATGGGCTTGAGCCTCAGCCTGGATGGCGCGACCGCCGGGCGGCACGACGCGGTGCGGGGCCTCTCGGGCACGTTCGACCACACACTGGCCCTGGCCCGCGCGGCGACAACCCTGGGCCTGCCCCTGCAGGTGAACACGCTGGTCAGCACCGAGACCCTGGCGGATCTACCGGCGCTGTTCGACCTGGTCCGCAGCCTGCGCGTCCACCGCTGGAGCCTGTTCCTGCTGATCGAGGTGGGGCGGGGACGGCTGCTGCGGGGCATCACGCCCGCCCAGGCCGAGACGCTCTGCCACTGGGTGGTTACCCGAGCCCAGGAGGCACCGTTCGCCATCGCCGCCACCGAGGCGCCGTTCTACCGCCGGGTGGCGGTGCAGCGCCTGCGCCGGGCCGGCGCCGGCGACCGGACGATCGCCACCACACCGGTGGGCCGGTCGTTCGGCATCCGCGATGGGAACGGGATCGCGTTCGTGTCCTGGCGCGGCGACGTGGCGCCGTCGGGCTTCCTGCCGGTGCGCGCCGGCTCGGTGCGCCACGACTCCATCGTGCACCTCTACCGGCACGCGCCGCTCTTCGTACGGTTGCGGGATCCCGACGGGTTCCGCGGCAAGTGCGGCTACTGTCCGTTCCGGTACCTCTGCGGTGGCTCGCGCGCCCGGGCGTTCGCCCACACGGGCGACTACCTGGCCTCGGACCCGCTGTGCGTGTACGAGCCGCCGCCACCGGCCGCGCAGGGCGACGCAGGATAA
- a CDS encoding ethylbenzene dehydrogenase-related protein yields the protein MAAGSRRRIVGTRLAAAATRLVGVGVVGTVVLAAALLSAIGQTQRPPITVRFTTARVPVDPAAAAMVFAQAEERAIPLVAQTVVKPFGGGAVQELRVRALHDGRMVYWMLYWADATPDRMPPRTTAFTDAVALQFPVRYEPGRLPSPIMGEATRPVNIWQWKAAWQDDLTRGRDVRIAFPHMFVDYYYDVHLATTARARAGFNAGVAAGNPISQLRRTSAAEDLVAWGYGTLAHQPRQDVVGFGRWRAGRWTVVLARALTTPDGMDAQFQPGGPTLVNFAVWDGGHGERNGQKNVTLFWWDVRLDPIR from the coding sequence GTGGCAGCCGGAAGCAGACGCCGGATCGTCGGCACCAGGCTGGCAGCCGCCGCAACCAGGCTCGTGGGTGTCGGCGTGGTCGGGACGGTGGTCCTGGCGGCGGCGCTCCTGTCCGCGATCGGACAGACGCAGCGGCCGCCGATCACGGTGCGCTTCACCACGGCCCGGGTCCCGGTCGACCCGGCGGCCGCCGCCATGGTCTTCGCGCAGGCCGAGGAGCGGGCGATCCCGCTGGTGGCCCAGACCGTGGTCAAACCCTTTGGCGGCGGCGCCGTGCAGGAACTGCGCGTGCGGGCCCTGCACGACGGCCGGATGGTCTACTGGATGCTGTACTGGGCCGATGCCACGCCCGACCGGATGCCCCCGCGCACGACCGCCTTCACCGACGCGGTCGCCCTGCAGTTCCCGGTGCGCTACGAACCCGGCCGCCTGCCCAGCCCCATCATGGGCGAGGCGACGCGCCCCGTGAACATCTGGCAGTGGAAGGCGGCCTGGCAGGACGATCTCACGCGCGGCCGCGACGTGCGCATCGCCTTCCCCCACATGTTCGTGGACTACTACTACGACGTGCACCTGGCGACGACCGCGCGGGCACGTGCGGGCTTCAACGCCGGCGTGGCCGCCGGGAACCCGATCTCGCAGCTGCGGCGGACCTCAGCCGCCGAGGACCTGGTGGCCTGGGGCTACGGCACCCTGGCGCACCAGCCACGGCAGGACGTGGTCGGGTTCGGCCGCTGGCGGGCCGGCCGGTGGACGGTCGTCCTGGCCCGTGCGCTGACGACGCCCGACGGGATGGACGCCCAGTTCCAGCCCGGCGGCCCCACGCTCGTCAACTTCGCCGTGTGGGACGGGGGCCATGGCGAGCGCAACGGGCAGAAGAACGTGACCCTCTTCTGGTGGGACGTCCGCCTGGACCCGATCCGGTGA
- a CDS encoding Rrf2 family transcriptional regulator has protein sequence MQLSRASQFALRAALDLAVHGPGRTAEIARRRGIPPAAAAKVVQALVRGGVVRTARGAGGGVRLARAPGEITLRDVVESVEGPTAVARCLVWDDCPCVQPCPVRLALARLQTEMDALLARTTLADLAADARRLEEARSAGAVVDRHGDRRTPHTAVRTAESPGR, from the coding sequence ATGCAGCTGAGCCGCGCCAGCCAGTTTGCCCTCCGCGCCGCCCTGGACCTCGCGGTCCACGGCCCGGGGCGGACTGCCGAGATCGCCCGCCGCCGCGGCATCCCGCCGGCGGCCGCGGCCAAGGTGGTGCAGGCCCTGGTGCGAGGCGGTGTGGTGCGCACCGCGCGGGGCGCGGGCGGCGGCGTGCGGCTGGCCCGCGCGCCGGGCGAGATCACGCTGCGCGACGTCGTGGAGAGCGTGGAAGGGCCCACGGCCGTCGCGCGGTGCCTGGTGTGGGACGACTGCCCGTGCGTGCAGCCCTGTCCCGTGCGGCTGGCGCTGGCTCGCCTGCAGACCGAGATGGACGCCCTGCTGGCGCGCACGACCCTGGCCGACCTCGCTGCCGACGCGCGGCGGCTCGAGGAGGCACGGAGCGCCGGGGCGGTCGTCGATCGTCACGGGGACAGACGTACACCCCACACGGCCGTGCGCACGGCCGAATCTCCCGGGAGGTGA
- the nosZ gene encoding Sec-dependent nitrous-oxide reductase, whose translation MKRTTTAIAVVVAAVLIVGAYLAGARSAARYAAFADASEIAAARGLQPAEVASAVRSFVPPGKADEYIMFSSGGHSGQVLVIGLPSMRLLKVIGTFATEPWQGFGYGADWSERVLDEGTANGEATGRLTPRLTWGDTHHPALSETNGEYDGRWLYINDRANGRIAMIDLRDLKVKQIVQIPNMQTSHGGVFATPNTDYVHVSSKIPTVWGGGYAPLEQYRERYRGVSAWLAVDKQTGRIDLSRSFQIELPPYNQDLADAGKLASDGWGFINSYNTEMATGGNMEGKPAIEAGASKNDFDFLHIINWKKAEEVVRAGKAEMRNGIRVIPLKTAVAEGILYFAPEPRSPHGVDVAPNGRYIVVSGKLDPHVTVYDIEKIKQAIAQKNFEGTDPFGVPILKFDAVVAGRVAVGNGPLHTQFDDKGYAYTSLFIDSAVAKWTLGEPYFTGDRAFKLVDKVSVHYNIGHLATAEGDTVSPDGKYLVALNKWSIDRYPVLGPLHPQNFQLVDLTGQKMRVVYDMPIPNAEPHYAQIIKADKLKPWAVYPVGTDIRTMQRSPYATARGKERIERRGSTVEVWMTAARSNFRPDIVRVKKGDTVILHITNTETIRDATHGFAIPEYNVQMSIDPGETVTVRFVATKPGAFSYYCTEFCSALHLEMQGWLLVEP comes from the coding sequence ATGAAACGCACGACCACAGCCATCGCCGTGGTGGTGGCCGCGGTGCTGATCGTGGGCGCGTACCTGGCCGGAGCGCGCTCCGCGGCGCGGTACGCGGCCTTCGCCGACGCCAGCGAGATCGCCGCCGCCCGCGGGCTCCAGCCCGCCGAGGTGGCCAGCGCGGTTCGCAGCTTCGTGCCGCCGGGCAAGGCCGACGAGTACATCATGTTCTCGTCCGGCGGCCACTCCGGGCAGGTGCTGGTCATCGGCCTGCCCTCCATGCGGCTGCTGAAGGTCATCGGGACGTTCGCCACCGAGCCGTGGCAGGGCTTCGGCTACGGCGCCGACTGGAGCGAGCGGGTGCTGGACGAGGGGACGGCCAACGGGGAGGCCACCGGCCGCCTGACCCCGCGCTTGACCTGGGGCGACACGCACCACCCGGCCCTCTCGGAGACCAACGGCGAGTACGACGGCCGCTGGCTCTACATCAACGACCGCGCCAACGGCCGGATCGCCATGATCGACCTGCGCGACCTCAAGGTCAAGCAGATCGTCCAGATCCCCAACATGCAGACCTCCCACGGCGGCGTCTTCGCCACGCCCAACACCGACTACGTGCACGTCTCCAGCAAGATCCCCACGGTGTGGGGCGGCGGCTACGCGCCGCTGGAGCAGTACCGGGAGCGGTACCGGGGCGTCTCGGCGTGGCTGGCCGTGGACAAGCAGACGGGCCGCATCGACCTGTCGCGCTCGTTCCAGATCGAGCTGCCCCCCTACAACCAGGACCTGGCCGACGCCGGCAAGCTGGCCAGCGACGGGTGGGGGTTCATCAACTCGTACAACACCGAGATGGCCACCGGCGGCAACATGGAGGGCAAGCCCGCCATCGAGGCCGGGGCGTCCAAGAACGACTTCGACTTCCTCCACATCATCAACTGGAAGAAGGCCGAGGAGGTCGTCCGGGCCGGCAAGGCCGAGATGCGCAACGGCATCAGGGTCATCCCGCTCAAGACCGCGGTGGCCGAGGGGATCCTCTACTTCGCCCCCGAGCCCCGGAGTCCCCACGGCGTGGACGTGGCGCCCAACGGGCGGTACATCGTGGTCTCGGGCAAGCTCGACCCCCACGTCACCGTCTACGACATCGAGAAGATCAAGCAGGCCATCGCCCAGAAGAACTTCGAGGGCACCGATCCGTTCGGCGTGCCGATCCTGAAGTTCGACGCCGTGGTGGCCGGGCGCGTGGCCGTGGGCAACGGTCCGCTCCACACCCAGTTCGACGACAAGGGCTACGCCTACACCAGCCTGTTCATCGACAGCGCGGTGGCCAAGTGGACCCTGGGCGAGCCCTACTTCACCGGCGACCGGGCCTTCAAGCTGGTGGACAAGGTCTCGGTCCACTACAACATCGGCCACCTGGCCACGGCCGAGGGCGACACCGTGAGCCCCGACGGGAAGTACCTGGTGGCGCTCAACAAGTGGTCGATCGACCGTTACCCGGTGCTGGGCCCGCTGCACCCGCAGAACTTCCAGCTGGTGGACCTCACCGGGCAGAAGATGCGGGTCGTCTACGACATGCCCATCCCGAACGCCGAGCCCCACTACGCCCAGATCATCAAGGCCGACAAGCTCAAGCCCTGGGCGGTCTACCCGGTGGGCACCGACATCCGCACCATGCAGCGCAGCCCCTACGCCACCGCGCGGGGCAAGGAGCGCATCGAGCGCCGGGGCTCCACGGTCGAGGTGTGGATGACCGCAGCCCGCAGCAACTTCCGCCCCGACATCGTGCGGGTGAAGAAGGGCGACACGGTCATCCTGCACATCACCAACACCGAGACGATCCGGGACGCGACCCACGGGTTCGCCATCCCGGAGTACAACGTGCAGATGAGCATCGATCCGGGCGAGACCGTCACCGTCCGGTTCGTCGCCACCAAACCCGGCGCGTTCTCGTACTACTGCACCGAGTTCTGCTCGGCCCTCCACCTGGAGATGCAGGGGTGGCTGCTGGTGGAACCCTGA